In Haliotis asinina isolate JCU_RB_2024 chromosome 15, JCU_Hal_asi_v2, whole genome shotgun sequence, one DNA window encodes the following:
- the LOC137265482 gene encoding uncharacterized protein isoform X2, whose protein sequence is MDKQYSVKFFTSFLESLQEHCNNSLDFNHLVEVSGYMCVEIDNEKKERFVLSELVQSCGNVISESYCTKAFKTQARKIGTSSRNCLTRGANEKENNLKVKADGQINDKFQKTPGHKVDEESGQDAGLGLKIASVSSMAMTTQGMSPTEENLKKDKNKGKAEEPERGFEVKLKTPSNIFKSSQYSLDGWEGRDTFVCDISADTTKTSDTVRTHGKKLSESLQVQPNSPWDEGQQNLDLDKLLSEGQQEWSPHTSQMVTISSCEDVEMPEPSDKVCDDDLTVLNEQYFTAQMLAHTSQVPDAKMFPRKTRTHGPLKSADELSVSKPSPSPSLQISMRSPLVGCPLPQQQAPASQGSCVVVIDEDSDDVVDVDMSSDDDMSEFSQEALGDLRSQTSSGQKSILTDEEKQRKKYKSSLKYQRYAVNLFNDFQKKRGEGIRPIQTMHPEKLDEVLSEFYSSLRKSNGEEFGSMSLRNVQSHLERYLKDANYPFSITKDDQFQQSRQILRGKIAEARSRAQPRKCTRVTSKDISVMFQSGELGSESPESLLNSMWFMNNMFLHIKQNFDHYNLRWGDIRLCKTGFGLEILECVNGKSKGRKVFSDEYESGRCFVTLYKTYRDRRPPDTLTDNAAFYLSPLPTFTASGPWFTSDAVGVSRLTGVLRRMAGSCGLQCKKIA, encoded by the coding sequence ATGGACAAACAGTATTCTGTGAAGTTCTTCACCAGTTTTCTGGAGAGCCTTCAAGAACATTGTAATAATTCATTGGACTTTAACCACTTAGTTGAGGTCAGTGGCTATATGTGTGTTGAGATTGACAATGAGAAGAAGGAACGTTTTGTGCTCAGTGAGCTTGTCCAGAGCTGTGGCAATGTCATCAGTGAGAGCTACTGCACAAAGGCCTTCAAGACACAAGCTAGAAAGATTGGCACCAGTTCCAGGAACTGCTTGACGCGAGGTGCCAACGAAAAAGAAAATAATCTGAAAGTTAAAGCGGATGGCCAAATTAATGATAAATTCCAGAAAACCCCAGGCCATAAGGTGGATGAAGAGTCTGGACAAGATGCTGGACTTGGGTTGAAGATAGCATCTGTATCGTCCATGGCAATGACAACACAGGGAATGTCACCAACGGAGGAAAACTTGAAGAAGGATAAGAATAAGGGAAAAGCTGAAGAACCAGAACGAGGATTTGAGGTGAAGCTAAAGACGCCATCAAACATATTCAAATCAAGTCAGTACTCACTGGATGGTTGGGAAGGGAGAGACACTTTTGTGTGTGATATTTCTGCAGATACAACGAAGACTTCAGATACTGTCAGGACCCATGGAAAGAAATTGTCAGAATCACTCCAAGTTCAGCCCAATTCTCCATGGGATGAGGGTCAACAaaaccttgaccttgataagCTTCTGAGTGAAGGTCAGCAAGAGTGGTCCCCACACACTTCTCAGATGGTGACCATCTCTAGCTGTGAGGATGTTGAGATGCCAGAACCCTCTGATAAGGTGTGTGACGACGACCTGACTGTTCTTAACGAGCAGTACTTTACTGCACAGATGTTAGCGCATACAAGTCAGGTTCCTGATGCCAAGATGTTTCCTCGCAAGACAAGGACTCATGGCCCCCTCAAGTCAGCAGATGAGCTTAGTGTCTCCAAACCTTCACCATCTCCATCCTTGCAGATATCTATGAGGAGCCCACTTGTAGGCTGCCCGTTGCCCCAGCAACAGGCACCTGCCTCCCAAGGGTCATGTGTAGTGGTTATTGATgaagactccgatgatgttgtCGATGTCGACATGTCCTCTGatgatgacatgtcagaatTTAGTCAGGAGGCGCTAGGTGACCTAAGATCACAGACTTCTTCTGGTCAGAAATCCATCCTCACTGACGAGGAGAAGCAGAGGAAGAAATACAAATCTTCACTAAAATACCAAAGATATGCCGTCAACCTTTTCAATGATTTCCAGAAAAAGCGAGGGGAAGGGATTCGCCCTATACAAACCATGCACCCAGAAAAGCTTGATGAAGTATTGTCAGAGTTTTATTCCTCCTTGAGGAAGAGCAATGGAGAAGAGTTTGGGTCAATGTCTTTGAGGAATGTTCAGTCGCATCTCGAGCGGTACTTGAAAGATGCAAACTACCCATTCTCCATCACCAAAGATGACCAGTTTCAGCAGTCGAGGCAAATTCTCAGAGGAAAAATTGCAGAAGCAAGGTCCCGAGCACAACCCCGAAAATGCACTCGGGTGACTAGTAAAGACATCAGTGTTATGTTCCAGAGTGGGGAGCTTGGGTCTGAGAGTCCAGAATCACTTCTCAACTCGATGTGGTTCATGAACAACATGTTCCTCCACATCAAACAAAACTTTGACCACTATAACCTCAGGTGGGGCGACATTCGCTTGTGCAAGACAGGGTTTGGACTTGAAATACTGGAATGTGTCAATGGGAAGTCTAAAGGAAGGAAAGTGTTTAGTGATGAATATGAATCTGGACGCTGCTTTGTCACCTTGTACAAGACATACCGTGATCGGCGGCCTCCAGACACTCTCACAGACAATGCAGCATTCTATCTCTCTCCTCTTCCAACCTTCACTGCCAGTGGGCCATGGTTTACCTCCGatgctgttggtgtgtctcgTCTGACAGGCGTGTTGAGGAGGATGGCAGGCTCATGTGGACTGCAATGCAAGAAAATTGCTTAG